The region TCATTGCTTATGCCCGCCAGGTAATGAGCTTTTTACCCACATCAATGATTCCTGCTTTTGCTACCATTGCTACCGTCGGCGAAGCCGTTTTTGGTTTCCTGATTCTGATAGGCTTATTTACCCGTTTGGCGGCTATAGGTTCAGGAATTTTAGGATTGTGCTTTGCCATAGCCATGGCCTTATCGTTTGGTATCGAATCGCCGCTGGGTTATTCGGTATTTACGCTGAGTGCCGCGAGTATTTTACTGGCCACGTTACCATCCTACGCCTGGAGCATCGACAGCCTGTTATCGCATCAAAAAATTAATAAACAATTGAATATATACCAGGATAAAAACAGTATAGAAACTGTTTGAACCTACAAATTTTATAAAAATGAAAGCACTATTTATAACCATACTAACCCTTTTGTCTCCGTGTTTTAGCAGGCTAAATTCGCCGGGGCTTCCGCATCGGAAAATACAAAGTGAGATAACCGAAACCTACCTGCTCAAAACATTGCTGAACCAGCCAGGCATCAGTAATAAAGAAGTACAAATGCTGGTGGTGACCTTTCCGCCGGCAAGTGTATCCCCTGCGCACAGGCATCCTTTTCCAACTTTTGGCTATTTGTTGGAAGGCGAGTTGGAGTCGACTTTTGAAGGCAAAACCCATCATTATAAACCAGGTGATTCATTTTATGAAAAACCTAATGGCTTGCACGCCGTAACCCGGAACAGCAGCAAGAATAAACCTGCAAAGCTGCTCGTATTCTTTATTGCCGAAAAAAATAAACCTACTACCGTACCTGTAAAAACCAAATAACATGAAAACTGCAACATCAAATAAACCATCAACCCTTTTAGTGGTAATAGCCTTTGCCATAGTTTACGTAGTATGGGGCTCCACCTATTTTTTTATACAAATGGCCGTGCATGGCTTTCCGCCTATGTTGATGGGTGCTGTGCGCTTTTTTACAGCTGGTGTATTGTTATTAACCTGGTGCCGGCTAAAAGGCGACAAACTATGGGTTAAAAGAGATATCATTACTTCGGCTATCAGTGGTTTGCTGATGCTTTTTGTAGGAACTGGTATTGTGTTCTGGGCCGAACGCACCCTGCCAAGCGCCATGGTAGCTATCCTGGTATCAGCCAATCCCATCTGGTTTGTGATTTTGGACAGGATGAACTGGAAGGTTAATTTTAAAAGCCGTACAACCATCGCCGGGTTGATATTGGGCTTTGCCGGGGTGATTCTGTTATTTGGTGAAGCCATCAGCAAATCATTATCAGGCGCTATAAGCCGGGAACAATTAACAGGATTGATCTTGTTGCTGGCCGGCCCGATTGCCTGGTCGGCAGGTTCGCTTGTTTCTAAAAAACGGGGCAGCGATGCTCCGGCACGGGTAAATACGTCATGGCAAATGATCATTTCCGGATTGGCCTTTATTCCAGCGAGTTTGTTTACTCATGAGCTTGGGGCATTTCATTTGGCCAGTGTCCCCTTACAATCATGGCTGGCTATAGCTTACCTGATCTTCTTTGGTTCTATTGCCGCATTTAGCGCTTATGTATGGTTGTTGAAAGTTCGCCCGGCAACAGAGGTAAGCACACACTCCTACGTAAATCCGGTTATTGCCGTTCTGCTGGGCGTACTGTTTGCCCATGAAAACATTTCGGCTCTGCAAATATTTGGTCTGGTAGTGATATTGATCAGCGTGTTATTGGTGAATTTAAGCAAATATGGTAAAATCACCTTTATACGTCGGTGGTTTGGATTGGGTAAGCATAATGATAAATTAGTAGAACATTTAAGCTCTGCCCAGCGTACTAAGATCTGTCTGGATTAATACTAATAACCTAAAAAATAATCACTTGGACATGAAAAAAATCAACATCATTTACTGGATCTTCACCATTTTACTTTTGGCTGCTATGGGATTAGGAGCCATTCCCGATCTGTTGTCAATGCCTGATGCGCTAGCCGTATTTAAACACTTGGGTTATCCGGCTTATTTGTCGCCTTTTTTGGGTGCTGCTAAGCTATTGGGGGTAATAGCTATTTTAATTCCCGGTTTTCCGAGGATTAAGGAATGGGTATACGCGGGGTTTGTTTTTGACCTTACGGGAGCTACCTATTCTTCCCTGGCGATAGGCACACAGGTACTGCAGGTATTGCCTATGTTAATTGGTTTCGCTCTAATCATCGGATCGTACATTTATCATCACAAACGACTAAAAGCCAAACAAGTTTAATTTTTTGAGAACATGTGCTGAGTTAACGCGTGTTCTCAAAATTAATTAGCCATTGGTTACCATATTTATCAACCAAATCACCAAATAAGGCACCCCAAAAAGTATCTTCCAAAGGATGGGTAGCTTCGCCATTGGTGGATAAACGGGTGTAATATTCACGGGCTTCGTCTTCAGTATTACAGCTTAACAATAAGGATACCGAGTTGCCTTTGATCAATCCATTTTCGGGTACCATATCAGAGGCAGTAAGTATCATGTCACCTTTAATGAGGGTGGCATGTACCACGCAGTTTTCCATACAAGGGGGCATTGGCTCATTAAGTGGTAAGGCCAGTTCACCAACAGTTTGAAAAGTGAGTTCGCCGCCAAGACATTCTTTATAAAAGGTCATTGCCTCCAGGCAATTACCATTAAAAGTGAGGTATGAATTGATATTTGCCATGCCGAATGCCTTTAATATGTACAGATTAATTGACGATACAAAAATGCATGTTACAACGCAATTTAATGAGGGTCTAATACGACAATTGAGCGGGTGGATAACGACAAAGTGAGAGGAGAGTCAAGAGCCAAGAATCAAGATAAGTTATTATGTCAATCCACATCGGAATAAACACATTTTTTTCTTGGTTCTTGGCTCTTAATTCTTGCTTCTATTTTAATTGATCGTCGTTCCGGCTTTCAGTTCATCACCGGGGTGGTTAATGATCTGATCGCCGGCTTTCAGGTTGCCAAATACTTCGGTGGAATCATTTCTGGCTAAACCTTCTTTGATGTCGACCAATGCTGCCTTGCCTTGTTTAACGGTAACGACATACTCGCGTTCTGTCGACCGTACAATGGCATTGTTTGGAACCAATAATGATTTGGCGCCAGAAAGCATGGGGATCCTTACTTCGGCATACATACCCGGTTTTAACTGCCCGTTTTTGTTTTGCACATCAATCTCAATGGCCTCTGATCGCATGCTGCCCAATGAATTGGCCGAACGGCTTATTTTAGCGGTTTGTTCGCTGCCGGGCATGGCATTAAATACAAAGGTAACAGGCTGCAGCAGATCTACCTTGTCTACATAATCTTCGGGAATAAACACCTCCAAACGCATTTTGCTGATGTCCTGCAAAATCAGCATCGGCTGATCAGTGCCTTTGCCAGGCGATACCAGTGCTCCCGGTGATACATTACGTTGTACGATCATACCATCAAATGGTGCGCGAATATTCAGGTAATCCTGTATGGTACGTACCGATGCCACATTGGATTGCTCCGACCGGGCCATGGCCTCATCGGCTTTCATTTTGGCCGAGGCATTGTCCAGATCAAGCGGGGATACGGAGCCGGGTTCTTTAGCCGCTTCTTTTAGTCGCTGGTATTTTTCTTTACTGGCAATGGCGTTTTCCTGGGCCTGCAAAAAGCGGGAATTGGCTGCCTGTAATTGCGATTCCATTTCAGGAGCTTCCAATGTCATCAGCAACTGCCCTTTTTTTACAATGGTGCCGCGGTCAACATATAGTTGCTTTACAAAGCCGTTCACCTTCGGGAAAATGTTTACTTCATTAAAAGGCTTTAATTGCCCGGGCAGACGAGCCTTGCTCGAAAGCGCTTTTTCGGTTATAATACCGGTTTCGTACGCTGATTTTTTGCTGGTAGAAGCCGCTGCAATATTGACCGGCGTTTGGTTACTGGAGCAGGCTGCCAGCATACTGGTTGCAGCTGCTAATACTATGATTGATTTAAATTTCATGATCTTATACTGTTAAGGTTTCTTCTTCTGTTATCTCGGCTGCGTGTTCGGCAGATTCATCGGGCATTAATGATGGCGAATCGTAGGTGGTTTTGTTCTGTACCCAGGCAAATACCTGCGGTAAAATAAACAGGGCTGCCAGCGTTGAGGCAAATAGCCCACCAATTACCGCCCTACCCAATGGTGCAGACTGTTCACCAGCTTCACCCATGCCTGATGCCATCGGTATCATGCCCGCTATCATGGCCAAGCTGGTCATCAAAATGGGGCGCAAACGGATAGATGCGCTGGTGATGGCCGCTTTGGTCGCATTACGATAATCCAGCCGTAGTTTTTCGGCATTAGTTACGATCAGGATGGCGTTGGCTACAGATACCCCTGTCGACATGATCATGCCCATGTATGATTGTAGATTCAGCGTTGAACCGGTAGCCAGCAACATCAGCAACGAGCCCAGGATTACTGCGGGTACGGTAGAGAGTACCGTTAACGATACTTTGAATGACTGGTAGTTGGCCGCTAGCAGTAGGAATATCACGAGGATGGCCAGGCCCAAGCCATTCTGCAAACTGCTCAATGTTTCGGTAAGCAGGTTGGCCATACCGTTTTGTGATGCCACCAAACCCTTGGGTGCTGTACCCAGCGAATTAATAGCCTTTTGCACATCGTTGGTAGCGGTACCCAAATCCTTTTTATAAATATTGGCGCTGATAGTGACAAAGCGCCGAGGCCCGGCCCGGTCATATTCGCCAGGTACATAGCTGGTCGTAAAGGTGGCAATATCACTCAGCACCGGGCTGCTTTGGCCTTTAACTAGCGGGATTTCCTTTAACTGATCCATGGTGTTCATCACATACTCCGGAATTTGAACCTGCACCTGGTAGGTATAGGCACCTTTTTCATCCAGCCAAAGGTTTTTATCCGTAAAGCGGCTTGATGAGGTACTGGCCGTAACCGAGCGGGCAATATCTTTGATATTGAGTCCGAGTTGTGCAGCCTTCAGCCTGTCGAGCGTGATCTTGATCACCGGGAATTTGAGCGGTTGAGCTATCTGCACATCGCGCAGGTAACTGATGCCTTTGAGTTTGTCAACCACTTTGTTGGCATAGCCTTCAATTTGCGCCATATCTTTACCGGCCACCTGCACCTCAATAGGTGACGATGCACCCTGGCTCATGATCTTCTCGGTCATGTCAATGGGTTCAAAGGTTATGCGCAATTCCGGTAGCTTATAGTGGATGTTTTT is a window of Mucilaginibacter inviolabilis DNA encoding:
- a CDS encoding VOC family protein produces the protein MANINSYLTFNGNCLEAMTFYKECLGGELTFQTVGELALPLNEPMPPCMENCVVHATLIKGDMILTASDMVPENGLIKGNSVSLLLSCNTEDEAREYYTRLSTNGEATHPLEDTFWGALFGDLVDKYGNQWLINFENTR
- a CDS encoding DoxX family protein yields the protein MKKINIIYWIFTILLLAAMGLGAIPDLLSMPDALAVFKHLGYPAYLSPFLGAAKLLGVIAILIPGFPRIKEWVYAGFVFDLTGATYSSLAIGTQVLQVLPMLIGFALIIGSYIYHHKRLKAKQV
- a CDS encoding cupin domain-containing protein, which codes for MKALFITILTLLSPCFSRLNSPGLPHRKIQSEITETYLLKTLLNQPGISNKEVQMLVVTFPPASVSPAHRHPFPTFGYLLEGELESTFEGKTHHYKPGDSFYEKPNGLHAVTRNSSKNKPAKLLVFFIAEKNKPTTVPVKTK
- a CDS encoding EamA family transporter, which gives rise to MKTATSNKPSTLLVVIAFAIVYVVWGSTYFFIQMAVHGFPPMLMGAVRFFTAGVLLLTWCRLKGDKLWVKRDIITSAISGLLMLFVGTGIVFWAERTLPSAMVAILVSANPIWFVILDRMNWKVNFKSRTTIAGLILGFAGVILLFGEAISKSLSGAISREQLTGLILLLAGPIAWSAGSLVSKKRGSDAPARVNTSWQMIISGLAFIPASLFTHELGAFHLASVPLQSWLAIAYLIFFGSIAAFSAYVWLLKVRPATEVSTHSYVNPVIAVLLGVLFAHENISALQIFGLVVILISVLLVNLSKYGKITFIRRWFGLGKHNDKLVEHLSSAQRTKICLD
- a CDS encoding efflux RND transporter periplasmic adaptor subunit; this translates as MKFKSIIVLAAATSMLAACSSNQTPVNIAAASTSKKSAYETGIITEKALSSKARLPGQLKPFNEVNIFPKVNGFVKQLYVDRGTIVKKGQLLMTLEAPEMESQLQAANSRFLQAQENAIASKEKYQRLKEAAKEPGSVSPLDLDNASAKMKADEAMARSEQSNVASVRTIQDYLNIRAPFDGMIVQRNVSPGALVSPGKGTDQPMLILQDISKMRLEVFIPEDYVDKVDLLQPVTFVFNAMPGSEQTAKISRSANSLGSMRSEAIEIDVQNKNGQLKPGMYAEVRIPMLSGAKSLLVPNNAIVRSTEREYVVTVKQGKAALVDIKEGLARNDSTEVFGNLKAGDQIINHPGDELKAGTTIN
- a CDS encoding DoxX family protein gives rise to the protein MQLIQNFKLPSFYLRLAIGSAYLWEVADRLGILGANGKPHVGWGDWQHFIAYARQVMSFLPTSMIPAFATIATVGEAVFGFLILIGLFTRLAAIGSGILGLCFAIAMALSFGIESPLGYSVFTLSAASILLATLPSYAWSIDSLLSHQKINKQLNIYQDKNSIETV